The DNA sequence TGGCGGCTCAGACGCTGGTCGACTGGCTGCATCTGCCTTTACCCGCCAACATCGTCGGCATGCTGCTGTTACTGGCGCTGATTATGCTGCGTGTGCTGCCGCTGAACTGGGTGAAAGCCGGATCGCGTTGGCTGCTTGCCGAAATGCTGCTGTTTTTTGTTCCGGCAGTGGTGGCCGTGGTGAATTACTCACAGCTGCTGCGGGTGGATGGCTGGCGCATCATGCTGGTGATCGGTATCAGCACGCTGTTAGTGCTTTCAGCCACTGCGCTGGTGGTCGATCGCGTGTACCGTTTTGAAATTGCCCGGGCAGCGCGTAAACAGAGGAAAGATGATGAATAACCTCCTGATCAGCCTCCTGTGCCCGATCGCGACCCTACTGGTTTATTTCCTTAACAAACGGCTCTACCGCCGCTGGCATAAAC is a window from the Pantoea sp. CCBC3-3-1 genome containing:
- a CDS encoding CidA/LrgA family protein, which translates into the protein MALAIRPQSTRWLRHVQVPLQVVLYIVFFLAAQTLVDWLHLPLPANIVGMLLLLALIMLRVLPLNWVKAGSRWLLAEMLLFFVPAVVAVVNYSQLLRVDGWRIMLVIGISTLLVLSATALVVDRVYRFEIARAARKQRKDDE